From Gemmatimonadota bacterium, a single genomic window includes:
- a CDS encoding peptide ABC transporter substrate-binding protein produces the protein MKKGTRPVRSASVRVRALCARGRLVAVRTSFARGRLVAVAACLVGFICCFLPAAVLTGAVPLVNSIGKEMPPDAAPLDQQVFRYTLVEPLTFDVSINIYEGQGALTLFERLVMLDKNLELVGAAASSWEQSADGLRWTFKLRPDGRWSDGRTVTAHDFEYTYKRFLDPAVASPYAFFYYEIKGARPYNQGSVTDPSTVGVRALDDFTLEIETEKPCPYLPFIVAFTGSGPVPRWQVEKHGVRWSEAGNLVANASYTLSEWQKGRQATLTLNPYYTGPHKGYLEKIVQIFTTGHPGTPPYENDEIDYLRVLLTDLPFIENHPTLKSELSYYAFPETWYLFFKTREPPFDDVRVRSAISHAIDREVLCNVVLRKTGVPAYSMLPPKFPGSADASIQSVQAYDPDRARDLMAEAGFPGGKGFPTIDFWIGKTNPQISYTAQAIQAMLGNALGLRLRMRGSEDKVYRDNMYEWNIPMGLGGFNADYPDPNNLLGMVWRSQPRGFGRQDWRNEGFDRLIDAAAHEMDHDKRMSMYREAERLLVEDVGGAFLYHNLTVDLRKPYLKGLEVNKFGYAMFSWIGIMHTKMYIARH, from the coding sequence ATGAAGAAGGGGACACGACCGGTCCGGTCCGCAAGCGTGCGCGTGCGGGCCCTGTGCGCGCGGGGACGTCTCGTCGCCGTCAGGACCTCGTTCGCGCGGGGACGTCTCGTCGCCGTCGCGGCCTGCCTGGTGGGGTTCATCTGCTGCTTCCTGCCGGCCGCCGTTTTGACCGGCGCCGTCCCACTGGTCAATTCCATCGGCAAAGAAATGCCGCCGGACGCGGCGCCCCTGGACCAGCAGGTGTTCCGCTATACGCTGGTCGAGCCGCTGACCTTCGATGTCAGTATCAACATATACGAAGGCCAGGGAGCGCTGACCCTGTTCGAACGCCTGGTCATGCTCGACAAGAACCTGGAGCTCGTCGGGGCGGCGGCTTCCTCGTGGGAACAGTCGGCGGACGGACTGCGCTGGACGTTCAAACTCCGTCCCGACGGAAGATGGAGCGATGGCCGCACGGTCACGGCCCATGATTTCGAATACACCTACAAGCGGTTCCTCGATCCGGCCGTAGCAAGCCCCTACGCCTTCTTCTACTACGAAATCAAGGGCGCCCGCCCGTACAACCAGGGCAGTGTGACCGACCCGTCGACCGTGGGCGTTCGCGCCCTGGACGACTTCACGCTGGAGATCGAAACGGAGAAGCCCTGTCCCTATCTGCCCTTTATCGTCGCCTTCACCGGGTCGGGACCGGTACCCCGTTGGCAAGTGGAAAAGCACGGGGTACGATGGAGCGAGGCGGGGAACCTGGTGGCAAACGCGAGCTACACCCTCTCCGAATGGCAGAAGGGCAGGCAGGCCACGCTGACGCTCAATCCCTACTATACCGGCCCCCACAAGGGGTATCTCGAGAAGATCGTCCAGATCTTCACCACGGGACACCCGGGCACCCCGCCATACGAGAACGACGAGATCGACTATCTCAGGGTCCTGTTGACCGACCTGCCCTTCATCGAAAACCATCCGACCCTGAAATCCGAACTGTCGTACTACGCCTTTCCTGAGACCTGGTACCTCTTCTTCAAGACCCGCGAGCCGCCCTTCGACGATGTCCGGGTACGGAGCGCGATCAGCCACGCCATCGACCGCGAGGTGTTGTGCAACGTCGTTCTGCGCAAAACGGGCGTGCCCGCCTACTCCATGCTCCCGCCCAAGTTTCCAGGAAGTGCGGACGCGTCCATACAGTCCGTCCAGGCCTACGATCCGGACCGTGCCAGGGACCTGATGGCCGAAGCGGGATTTCCGGGCGGTAAGGGTTTTCCAACGATCGATTTCTGGATCGGCAAGACCAACCCCCAGATCAGCTACACCGCCCAGGCCATACAGGCGATGCTCGGCAATGCGCTGGGCCTGAGACTCCGCATGCGGGGATCGGAAGACAAGGTATACCGGGACAATATGTACGAATGGAACATTCCCATGGGCCTGGGAGGATTCAATGCCGACTATCCCGATCCGAACAACCTGCTCGGCATGGTTTGGCGGTCGCAGCCGAGAGGATTCGGGCGACAGGACTGGCGCAACGAGGGCTTCGACCGGCTGATCGACGCGGCGGCGCATGAAATGGATCACGACAAACGCATGAGCATGTACCGTGAAGCGGAGCGGCTGCTCGTGGAAGACGTGGGCGGCGCGTTTCTGTACCACAATCTGACGGTGGACCTGCGGAAACCCTACCTGAAAGGACTTGAAGTCAACAAGTTCGGGTACGCAATGTTTTCCTGGATCGGTATCATGCATACGAAAATGTACATCGCCCGGCACTGA
- a CDS encoding NADH:flavin oxidoreductase, protein MPKHFRYRSLEDLQQDIDRLGLNEDIPLTEDLDPLWRPIRFGDRTIGNSMAVHPMEGCDGHLDGSPDELVFRRWRLFGEGGAKLIWGEATAVTEEARANTRQLWLHDGNAASFEALLAQTREAHRTVHGRDDDLVVGLQLTHSGRYSYRKPLIAFHDPAADPVTLVDKKRKIPVTPDYPVLTDAELGRVEDALVDTAVLAWKLGFDFVDIKQCHRYLLSELLAARLRKGDYGGSLENRTRLVRNVIGRIREETKDELPLATRMNVYDGIPYTTDPDSGTGTPRAPYPVPYLSGFGVDADDPLHEDLTEPVAVAGLLKEAGIRMINATMGSPYYNPHVGRPAERSPVDGYDAPEHPLFGVARHFRAAAALCAAHPELHIVGTGYSWLQKYMVNAGAANIRDGRVTVMGSGRGALAYPDFAKDVAEHGEMIRKKSCITVSYCTALMRGKHNELGQFAVGCVPRDKIYADIYKEMLDTAPEP, encoded by the coding sequence ATGCCGAAGCATTTTCGCTACCGTTCGCTCGAGGATCTGCAACAGGATATCGATCGCCTCGGATTGAACGAAGATATCCCGCTGACCGAGGACCTCGATCCGCTCTGGCGCCCCATCCGGTTCGGGGACCGCACGATCGGCAACTCCATGGCCGTGCACCCCATGGAGGGATGCGACGGGCACCTGGACGGCTCGCCCGACGAGCTGGTATTCCGCCGGTGGCGGCTGTTCGGCGAGGGCGGGGCGAAACTGATCTGGGGCGAGGCCACGGCCGTGACGGAGGAAGCCCGTGCAAATACCCGCCAGCTCTGGCTTCACGATGGCAACGCCGCTTCCTTCGAGGCGCTGCTCGCGCAGACCCGCGAGGCCCACCGGACCGTCCATGGCCGCGATGACGACCTGGTCGTAGGGCTGCAGCTCACCCACTCGGGCCGATACAGTTATCGGAAACCGCTGATCGCCTTCCACGATCCCGCCGCCGACCCGGTCACCCTCGTGGACAAGAAGCGCAAGATACCGGTCACCCCGGACTACCCGGTGCTGACGGATGCCGAACTCGGCCGGGTGGAGGATGCCCTCGTGGATACCGCGGTCCTGGCCTGGAAACTGGGATTCGACTTTGTGGACATCAAGCAGTGCCATCGCTACCTGCTCTCCGAACTCCTGGCCGCGCGGCTCCGGAAGGGCGACTACGGCGGGAGTCTCGAGAACCGGACGCGGCTGGTCCGGAACGTGATCGGACGCATTCGCGAGGAAACGAAGGACGAACTGCCGCTGGCAACCCGGATGAACGTATACGACGGCATTCCGTACACCACCGATCCGGATTCCGGAACGGGCACGCCCCGTGCGCCCTACCCCGTACCCTACCTCTCCGGGTTCGGCGTGGATGCCGACGATCCGCTGCATGAGGACCTGACAGAACCGGTCGCCGTCGCCGGCCTGCTCAAGGAGGCCGGGATCCGCATGATCAACGCCACCATGGGAAGTCCCTACTACAATCCCCACGTGGGCCGTCCGGCCGAGCGGTCTCCGGTGGACGGCTACGATGCCCCCGAACACCCTTTGTTCGGCGTGGCGCGGCACTTCCGCGCCGCCGCCGCCCTCTGCGCGGCGCATCCGGAACTCCATATTGTGGGCACCGGGTACAGCTGGCTGCAGAAGTACATGGTCAACGCGGGTGCGGCGAATATCCGGGACGGCCGGGTGACCGTCATGGGATCGGGCAGAGGCGCGCTGGCCTATCCCGATTTCGCGAAGGACGTGGCCGAGCACGGAGAAATGATCCGCAAGAAGAGCTGTATCACGGTCAGCTACTGCACCGCCCTGATGCGCGGGAAGCACAACGAACTCGGCCAGTTCGCCGTCGGATGCGTGCCACGGGACAAGATCTACGCGGACATCTACAAGGAGATGTTGGATACAGCGCCTGAACCCTAG
- the trmB gene encoding tRNA (guanosine(46)-N7)-methyltransferase TrmB, with product MTLSPEPRRAADATRDVEFRIRENEDQVQWDRFFENSGPVEVEIGCGKGRFIINSAMAYPHINYIGIERALRYFRIMKERVVRRELANVRLLRDDAVYFVERFIPDGAVSAYHIYFPDPWPKKRHRKRRLFNPRFLDEIVRTLAAGGTLDFATDYVEYYVEIQALLEASDRLDALRETPERVRELGRDLTNFETKYTAEGRAIHRGAYVKP from the coding sequence ATGACCCTTTCCCCAGAACCACGTCGGGCGGCGGACGCGACCCGCGACGTGGAATTCCGCATACGAGAGAACGAGGACCAGGTTCAGTGGGACCGGTTTTTCGAAAATAGCGGACCGGTGGAAGTCGAAATCGGGTGCGGCAAGGGACGATTCATCATCAATTCGGCCATGGCCTATCCGCATATCAATTACATCGGCATAGAACGGGCCCTGCGCTATTTCCGCATTATGAAGGAACGGGTGGTCCGGCGGGAACTGGCCAATGTCCGCCTGCTGCGGGACGACGCCGTTTATTTCGTAGAGCGATTCATACCCGACGGGGCGGTCTCGGCCTATCATATCTACTTCCCCGATCCCTGGCCGAAGAAACGGCACAGGAAACGCCGCCTGTTCAATCCACGGTTTCTGGACGAGATCGTGCGCACGCTGGCGGCGGGGGGTACCCTCGATTTCGCCACGGACTACGTCGAATACTACGTAGAGATCCAGGCCCTGCTTGAAGCGTCAGACCGACTGGACGCACTGAGGGAAACCCCAGAACGGGTAAGGGAACTGGGCCGCGACCTGACCAATTTCGAGACGAAGTATACCGCGGAGGGCCGGGCGATTCACCGCGGGGCGTACGTCAAACCCTGA
- a CDS encoding sugar phosphate isomerase/epimerase: MRVGIRTTGRLNAMPFEEVCAWMAEKGFDTIDVSRIDGDMVRTAEAHGVAIGQVDLVAGTELLSEDAGQRAQALDASRESIQRAVDHGVANLFYVAPAPVDPAQGREATFQQWKRTMPDIVDFAESRGATIALEGWPGGSTHHERIGATPEMLRAMFEACPSPAFGINYDPSHLIRLGVDPMRFLKEFGHRAHHVHAKDTVFDEEALYLYGRIKPSFDSPMAFGEGCWRYCIPGEGLVDWALIVKRLEDFGYEGILSIEHEDGRYYGSWELEEEGFVRARAHLKRYMV, translated from the coding sequence ATGAGAGTGGGGATTCGCACTACGGGGCGTTTGAACGCCATGCCCTTCGAAGAGGTGTGCGCGTGGATGGCCGAAAAGGGGTTCGATACGATCGACGTGTCCCGGATCGACGGCGACATGGTCCGGACCGCCGAAGCGCACGGAGTGGCGATCGGCCAGGTGGACCTCGTCGCGGGCACGGAACTGCTGAGCGAAGACGCCGGTCAACGGGCGCAGGCGCTCGACGCATCCAGGGAGTCCATACAGCGTGCGGTAGACCACGGCGTTGCCAACCTGTTCTACGTCGCGCCGGCGCCAGTGGATCCCGCCCAGGGCCGCGAGGCGACCTTCCAGCAGTGGAAGCGTACAATGCCCGACATCGTAGACTTCGCCGAGTCCCGCGGGGCGACCATCGCCCTCGAAGGCTGGCCCGGGGGGTCGACCCACCATGAGCGGATCGGCGCCACGCCGGAGATGCTGCGGGCCATGTTCGAGGCCTGCCCCTCTCCCGCCTTCGGCATCAACTACGATCCCTCGCACCTGATCCGGCTGGGCGTCGATCCGATGCGCTTTCTTAAGGAGTTCGGCCATCGCGCCCACCACGTGCACGCCAAGGACACCGTGTTCGACGAGGAAGCGCTTTATCTTTACGGAAGAATCAAACCTTCCTTCGATTCACCGATGGCCTTCGGCGAGGGTTGCTGGCGGTATTGCATCCCCGGCGAGGGCCTGGTCGACTGGGCGCTCATCGTGAAACGGCTCGAAGACTTCGGCTACGAAGGTATTCTGAGCATTGAACACGAAGACGGGCGGTACTATGGATCGTGGGAACTGGAAGAAGAAGGTTTCGTCCGGGCTCGGGCGCACCTGAAACGGTACATGGTGTAG
- a CDS encoding phytanoyl-CoA dioxygenase family protein: protein MRNLNGEGVVTEDIVRQFQEDGVVCIRQAFDPHWVSIVEAGVSRNLAEPSDYAGTLKAGEEDRGGFVDDYCNWQRIPEYRDFVFHSPAGAMTARLMGSRSSVFYHEHLLVKWPGTLKRTPWHHDQPYYPVNGRQNVSLWMPLDPVSEASCVQFVRGSHDWDRWFVPRKFATERNYAIEDASSKPMLEGRPFEDVPPIDDHPEDYEILAWDMEPGDVIAFHMCTLHGAAGNQSLTDARRVLATRWLGDDARFATRPWEISPTETGGLAPGDPMACDLFPRVWSA, encoded by the coding sequence GTGCGTAACTTGAACGGCGAAGGGGTTGTAACCGAAGACATCGTGCGGCAATTCCAGGAAGACGGCGTGGTATGCATACGGCAGGCCTTCGATCCGCACTGGGTGTCCATCGTGGAAGCCGGCGTGTCCCGTAACCTCGCCGAACCCAGCGATTACGCGGGTACCTTGAAGGCGGGCGAGGAAGACCGGGGCGGTTTCGTCGACGATTACTGCAACTGGCAACGGATTCCCGAGTACCGCGACTTCGTGTTCCACTCGCCCGCGGGCGCCATGACGGCGCGGCTCATGGGATCGCGGAGTTCCGTTTTCTATCATGAACACTTGCTGGTCAAGTGGCCCGGCACGCTCAAACGGACGCCCTGGCACCACGACCAGCCCTATTACCCGGTAAACGGCCGCCAGAACGTATCCCTGTGGATGCCGCTGGACCCGGTTTCAGAAGCGTCCTGCGTACAGTTCGTCCGGGGTTCTCACGACTGGGACCGCTGGTTCGTACCCCGCAAGTTCGCCACCGAGCGCAATTACGCCATCGAGGACGCTTCGTCGAAACCCATGCTCGAAGGCCGGCCCTTCGAGGATGTGCCGCCCATCGACGATCATCCGGAGGACTACGAGATCCTGGCGTGGGACATGGAACCCGGCGACGTCATCGCATTCCACATGTGCACGCTGCACGGGGCGGCGGGCAACCAGTCCCTCACCGATGCGCGCCGGGTCCTCGCCACCCGCTGGCTCGGTGACGATGCCCGGTTCGCGACGCGGCCCTGGGAGATTTCCCCTACGGAAACCGGCGGGCTCGCCCCCGGAGACCCCATGGCCTGCGACCTGTTTCCCCGGGTCTGGTCCGCGTGA
- a CDS encoding histidinol-phosphatase HisJ family protein, whose translation MLDYHMHVENYYPFGRTEDTRPDGTDPMETMRLFADSATEHGVREIAITEHVYHFVQAREIVDKPWAVDKCFYDMDEYVNLLQSARREGLPIKTGIEMDYIEGKEPVIERIVEGYPWDFVLGSVHWIGDWGFDMSLFADEWDRRSVDQAYRDYFRLLGQAVQTGCFNSMSHPDLIKVMGHMPEGDISDLYEAFAEQVCGQEGLCVEISSAGFRKPVGRIYPERPLLDACARRGISITTASDAHVVEDIGRDFDRVRTHAASCGYEEAMSFDGRRATPVPIE comes from the coding sequence ATGCTCGACTACCACATGCACGTGGAGAATTACTATCCCTTCGGCAGGACGGAGGACACCCGCCCGGACGGTACGGATCCGATGGAGACCATGCGCCTTTTCGCCGACTCGGCAACCGAACACGGCGTGCGGGAAATCGCCATCACCGAGCACGTGTACCACTTCGTCCAGGCCCGGGAGATCGTGGACAAGCCCTGGGCCGTGGACAAGTGCTTCTACGATATGGACGAATACGTGAACCTGCTCCAGTCCGCGCGCCGGGAGGGGCTGCCCATCAAGACCGGCATCGAGATGGATTACATTGAAGGCAAGGAACCCGTCATCGAACGGATTGTCGAGGGGTATCCCTGGGATTTCGTGCTGGGTTCGGTGCACTGGATCGGTGACTGGGGATTCGACATGTCCCTTTTCGCGGACGAATGGGACCGGAGATCGGTGGACCAGGCCTACCGGGACTACTTCCGACTGCTGGGACAGGCCGTACAGACCGGTTGTTTCAATTCAATGTCCCATCCGGACCTGATCAAGGTGATGGGACACATGCCCGAAGGCGACATATCGGATCTGTACGAAGCCTTTGCCGAGCAGGTATGCGGCCAGGAGGGCCTCTGCGTGGAGATAAGCTCGGCCGGCTTTCGCAAACCGGTGGGCAGGATCTACCCGGAGCGCCCCCTGCTGGATGCCTGCGCCCGTCGCGGGATCTCCATCACGACGGCTTCCGACGCCCACGTCGTGGAGGACATCGGCCGGGATTTCGACCGGGTCAGGACCCATGCGGCATCTTGCGGGTACGAGGAAGCCATGTCCTTTGACGGCCGGCGCGCGACGCCGGTACCCATTGAATAG
- the bcp gene encoding thioredoxin-dependent thiol peroxidase: protein MLQTGDPAPDFTMEADKGGPVSLKDLKGKTVVLYFYPKDDTPGCTRESCAFRDHFPSFQGRDVQIYGVSCDDLPSHEKFAAKYDLPFPLLSDPDTTVSTAYGVYKEKTNYGRKYMGIERSTFVIDGDGRISRIFRNVKVDGHVEKVLNEVSG, encoded by the coding sequence ATGCTGCAGACAGGCGATCCGGCACCCGATTTCACGATGGAGGCCGACAAGGGCGGACCCGTTTCGCTAAAGGACCTGAAGGGCAAGACGGTAGTGCTGTATTTCTACCCGAAGGACGACACCCCCGGCTGCACCCGGGAGTCCTGCGCCTTCAGGGATCACTTCCCGTCGTTTCAGGGCCGGGATGTGCAGATCTACGGCGTCAGCTGCGACGATTTACCTTCCCACGAGAAGTTCGCGGCGAAGTACGACCTGCCCTTCCCGCTGCTGAGCGACCCGGACACCACCGTATCCACGGCGTACGGCGTGTACAAGGAGAAGACGAATTACGGCCGGAAATACATGGGGATCGAGCGGTCGACCTTCGTCATCGACGGGGACGGCCGGATCTCCAGGATCTTTCGCAACGTCAAGGTGGACGGCCACGTGGAGAAGGTGCTGAACGAAGTGTCCGGCTGA
- a CDS encoding biotin transporter BioY — MSRNVRLATASLMAALTAVSAYINIPIGPVPITMQTFFVLLSGAVLGGRWGAGSQAVYVCLGLAGIPVFAGGMTGPAVVLSPTFGYLVGFVLCAFLTGSYLDRFSRSSIPHLVAGMLLGHVAIFGCGLSYLYAYFNFYAGVETTWPATLAVGLIPFLPFGLVKLVLAVSVARTLSKYVRLENP; from the coding sequence TTGTCCAGGAACGTACGATTGGCCACGGCCTCCCTGATGGCGGCACTGACGGCGGTGAGCGCCTATATCAACATACCGATCGGCCCCGTGCCGATCACGATGCAGACCTTCTTCGTCCTGCTTTCCGGCGCCGTGCTGGGCGGCCGCTGGGGCGCCGGCAGCCAGGCCGTCTACGTATGCCTCGGCCTGGCCGGCATCCCTGTATTTGCCGGCGGCATGACCGGTCCGGCGGTCGTGCTCTCGCCCACCTTCGGCTACCTCGTGGGGTTCGTTCTTTGCGCCTTCCTGACCGGAAGTTACCTGGACCGTTTCTCCCGGAGCAGCATCCCCCATCTCGTCGCCGGTATGCTGCTCGGCCATGTCGCCATCTTCGGTTGCGGTCTTTCGTACCTGTACGCCTATTTCAACTTCTACGCGGGCGTGGAAACCACCTGGCCCGCCACGCTGGCCGTCGGCCTGATCCCCTTCCTCCCCTTCGGCCTGGTCAAGCTCGTCCTTGCGGTGTCCGTCGCCCGGACGCTGTCGAAGTATGTCCGGCTGGAAAACCCGTGA
- the pyrH gene encoding UMP kinase has translation MRYKRVLVKLSGGALSGQNPWGFDPSAIEYIASEVMKLHAAGVEVGIVAGGGNIFKGELGQDWGIERAEADNIGMIATVINSMMLRGALTSRGAGDVRVMTAIPINTVAEPYIRLRAVRHLEHGCIVLLAAGTGNPYVTTDYPSVLRALELRTEVLLSAKNGTDGIYTSDPRENPDARRYKVISYDSVIQHDLKVMDQTAVLLARDNGLPIHVFDFNSPGAMERICRGEDLGSLITRGADQFA, from the coding sequence GTGCGTTACAAACGAGTATTGGTCAAACTCAGCGGCGGTGCGCTTTCGGGTCAAAACCCCTGGGGATTCGATCCTTCCGCCATCGAGTACATTGCCAGCGAGGTCATGAAGCTCCATGCCGCGGGGGTCGAGGTGGGTATCGTGGCGGGCGGAGGCAACATATTCAAGGGCGAACTGGGTCAGGACTGGGGCATCGAGCGGGCGGAGGCCGACAACATCGGCATGATCGCGACCGTGATCAACAGCATGATGCTCCGGGGCGCACTGACTTCACGGGGGGCGGGCGACGTCCGGGTCATGACGGCCATCCCCATCAATACCGTGGCCGAACCCTATATCCGGCTCCGGGCCGTCCGGCACCTGGAGCACGGCTGCATCGTCCTCCTCGCCGCCGGTACCGGGAATCCGTACGTGACCACGGACTATCCATCAGTACTGCGCGCCCTTGAGCTTCGGACCGAAGTCCTGCTTTCGGCCAAGAACGGCACCGACGGGATCTATACGAGCGATCCCCGGGAAAACCCGGACGCCCGCAGGTACAAGGTCATCAGCTACGATTCGGTCATCCAGCACGATCTCAAGGTCATGGACCAGACGGCCGTGCTGCTGGCCCGCGACAACGGGCTGCCGATTCACGTCTTCGACTTCAACTCGCCCGGCGCCATGGAACGGATCTGCCGGGGCGAGGACCTCGGCAGCCTGATCACAAGGGGGGCGGACCAGTTCGCCTGA
- a CDS encoding trans-2-enoyl-CoA reductase family protein — protein MATAVIEPRIRGFICTTAHPAGCASNVNAQIQVARTAQPDQKNGAGPLRVLVIGASTGYGLAARIAAGAMYGAGTVGVFFERESSSTRCGTPGFYNTAAYHRYATENGLVSANVNGDAYSHEIKRKTVELVASRLGQVDLVVYSLASPKRTDPDTGETYQSVLSPIGETYAGKTIDLSREVINEVTVEPASDEGIRGTVGVMGGDDLRRWSEALLDAGLLADGARIVPFSYIGPALTWPIYRSGTIGRAKEHLEGTTKSIDVRLRSSVGGRAMVSVNKAVITQASAAIPVVPLYISLLYRIMRERGLHEDPIHQMVRLFDDHIGPGRTPALDGEDRIRLDDLELGGPVQEEINSVWPTITTDNFRAVTDYDAYKRGFRQLFGFEVDGVAYDEPVELEAEI, from the coding sequence ATGGCCACGGCCGTCATTGAGCCACGCATCCGGGGCTTTATCTGTACCACGGCGCATCCCGCCGGTTGCGCTTCGAATGTCAACGCCCAGATCCAGGTTGCACGGACTGCTCAGCCGGACCAGAAGAACGGCGCCGGACCGCTCCGTGTACTGGTGATCGGCGCTTCGACGGGATACGGACTGGCGGCGCGCATCGCGGCAGGCGCGATGTACGGCGCCGGCACGGTGGGGGTGTTTTTCGAACGCGAAAGCAGCAGTACCCGATGCGGTACGCCGGGATTCTATAACACCGCGGCTTACCACCGGTACGCGACGGAAAACGGACTGGTCTCCGCCAACGTCAACGGGGATGCCTACTCCCACGAGATCAAGCGGAAGACCGTGGAACTCGTCGCGTCCCGGCTGGGACAGGTGGACCTGGTCGTCTACAGCCTGGCCTCCCCGAAGCGCACGGATCCGGATACGGGCGAGACCTACCAGTCCGTACTCAGTCCCATCGGGGAGACTTACGCGGGAAAAACCATTGATTTAAGCCGCGAGGTCATCAACGAGGTCACCGTGGAACCGGCGTCGGACGAAGGCATCCGCGGGACGGTGGGCGTCATGGGCGGCGACGACCTGCGCCGGTGGAGCGAGGCGCTGCTCGACGCCGGGCTGCTGGCCGACGGCGCCCGGATCGTTCCGTTCTCGTACATCGGGCCTGCCCTGACCTGGCCCATTTACCGGAGCGGCACCATCGGCCGTGCGAAGGAACACCTGGAAGGGACCACGAAATCGATCGACGTCCGGCTCCGGTCATCCGTAGGCGGAAGGGCCATGGTGTCGGTAAACAAGGCCGTGATCACCCAGGCTTCGGCCGCGATCCCGGTCGTCCCCCTGTACATCAGCCTGCTATACCGAATCATGCGGGAACGCGGCCTGCACGAGGATCCGATCCACCAGATGGTGCGTTTGTTCGACGACCATATCGGCCCGGGCAGGACGCCGGCGCTCGACGGGGAGGACCGGATCCGCCTCGATGACCTGGAACTGGGCGGGCCGGTACAGGAGGAAATCAACTCGGTGTGGCCGACGATAACGACGGACAACTTCCGAGCCGTGACCGACTACGATGCGTACAAGCGGGGTTTCCGGCAGCTGTTCGGATTCGAAGTGGACGGCGTGGCGTACGACGAACCGGTCGAACTGGAAGCGGAGATTTAA
- a CDS encoding nicotinate phosphoribosyltransferase — protein sequence MSQKGSCPIHWSPSLATDLYELTMAAGYFVNERRERATFELFVRDLPARRSWLVAAGLRQAVDYLSALRFSADDIDHLKTLPPFQRIPDAFFDYLSSFRFSGDLWAVPEGTVVFAGEPLIRITAPIIEAQIVETYLLATINHQTLVATKAARIVEAAAGRGVVEFGSRRAHGPEAGLMAARAAVIGGCIGTSNVEAGRQFGITVYGTAAHSWIMTFESELEAFRAYHRVFPGSTTLLLDTFDPVEAARLATRIGPSLKGVRLDSGDLAGQARRVRGILDEAGMTETRIMLSGDLNEFRIASLVEAGVPVDLFGVGNELVNSPDAPSLSGVYKLCAMETPSGTRPVFKLSEGKQTRPYAKQVWRLRDGRGEFAEDRVTRDGESAGSPELEPLLGPVMRGGRLDGPMPDLYSASRRTSSQLDSLPARYKRREGAAAYPVRFSAQLSAKR from the coding sequence ATGAGCCAGAAAGGTTCCTGCCCGATTCACTGGTCGCCTTCGCTGGCAACCGACCTGTACGAACTCACGATGGCGGCCGGCTATTTCGTGAACGAACGCCGGGAAAGGGCCACCTTCGAGTTATTCGTCAGGGACCTGCCGGCACGTAGGTCATGGCTTGTCGCGGCCGGGTTGCGGCAGGCTGTAGACTACCTGTCCGCGCTGAGGTTTTCCGCGGACGACATCGATCATCTGAAGACGTTGCCGCCGTTTCAACGCATTCCGGACGCGTTTTTCGATTACCTGTCTTCGTTTCGCTTTTCGGGAGATCTCTGGGCCGTACCCGAAGGGACCGTGGTTTTCGCCGGCGAACCGCTGATTCGGATCACGGCACCGATCATCGAAGCCCAGATCGTCGAGACTTACCTGCTGGCCACGATAAACCACCAGACCCTGGTCGCCACGAAGGCGGCGCGTATCGTCGAAGCCGCGGCGGGCAGGGGCGTGGTGGAATTCGGCAGCCGCCGGGCCCACGGCCCCGAGGCGGGACTGATGGCGGCCCGGGCCGCGGTCATCGGGGGGTGCATCGGGACGTCCAACGTGGAGGCGGGACGGCAGTTCGGCATCACCGTCTACGGGACCGCCGCCCACTCCTGGATCATGACCTTCGAAAGCGAGTTGGAGGCTTTCCGCGCCTACCATCGCGTTTTCCCCGGGAGCACCACGTTGCTGCTGGACACATTCGACCCCGTAGAGGCTGCCAGGCTGGCCACCAGGATAGGCCCGTCCTTGAAGGGCGTGCGGCTCGACAGCGGAGACCTGGCCGGACAGGCGAGACGGGTCCGCGGCATCCTGGACGAGGCCGGAATGACGGAAACGAGGATCATGCTCAGCGGGGACCTGAACGAATTCCGAATCGCTTCGCTGGTCGAAGCCGGGGTACCTGTGGATCTCTTCGGCGTCGGGAACGAACTGGTCAACTCGCCGGACGCGCCGTCCCTGAGCGGCGTTTACAAGCTGTGCGCGATGGAAACGCCTTCCGGTACGCGGCCGGTTTTCAAGCTGAGCGAAGGAAAGCAGACCCGGCCCTATGCCAAACAGGTGTGGCGGCTGCGCGACGGGCGCGGGGAGTTCGCTGAGGACCGGGTAACCCGGGACGGCGAATCGGCCGGATCCCCGGAATTGGAACCCCTGCTCGGTCCTGTCATGCGCGGTGGCCGCCTTGACGGGCCGATGCCGGACCTGTATTCGGCCAGCCGCAGGACGTCATCGCAACTGGACAGCCTTCCTGCGCGCTATAAAAGAAGGGAAGGCGCGGCGGCCTATCCCGTCCGGTTCAGCGCGCAACTTTCCGCCAAACGATAA